In a genomic window of Shouchella clausii:
- a CDS encoding AMP-binding protein, whose translation MFMREETIGSLLERMAEESPSTEALVYPDRHLRLSYKDFNHSCRQLAKGFMQLGIKRGEHMAVWATNCPEWVTTQFATGKMGAVLVTVNTNYQQSELAYLLKQSDTTTLLVMEGYKGTSYLEMLYRLIPELQTAEPGKLESAEFPYLKHIIYLGLERKPGMWLYDDIVKMGDQVTDAALDRLMSELDVDDAINMQYTSGTTGFPKGVMLTHRNLIHNASNIAACMELSQQDRLCIPVPFFHCFGCVLGTLACVSVAATMVPVEEFHPEKVLHTVQAEKCTALHGVPTMFIAELNLPTFDTYDLSSLRTGIMAGSNCPVEVMKDVIEKMGITEITIAYGQTESSPVITQTRVDDSLERRTDTVGRALPNVEVKIVDPDTQEEVAAGVQGELLTRGYHVMKGYYKQPEETAKVLTGDGWLHTGDLAIMDEDGYCKITGRLKDMIIRGGENIYPREIEEFLYTHPAILDVQVVGLPDPKYGEIVSAWIRLKADHSLTAAEIQDYCKGQIAHFKIPQVVEFVDHFPMTASGKVQKFKLREQKETQEEKA comes from the coding sequence ATGTTCATGAGAGAAGAGACAATCGGAAGTTTATTAGAAAGAATGGCTGAGGAGTCCCCTTCGACCGAAGCGCTAGTTTATCCTGACCGTCATTTACGCCTTTCCTACAAAGACTTTAATCACTCGTGCAGACAGTTAGCAAAAGGGTTTATGCAATTAGGCATAAAACGTGGCGAGCATATGGCCGTTTGGGCGACAAATTGTCCTGAATGGGTGACCACTCAGTTTGCTACAGGGAAGATGGGGGCTGTCCTTGTTACTGTCAATACGAATTATCAGCAATCTGAGCTTGCTTACTTGTTAAAACAATCTGATACGACCACATTGCTCGTCATGGAAGGATATAAAGGGACTTCCTATTTAGAAATGCTTTACCGGCTAATTCCTGAACTACAGACGGCCGAACCTGGAAAACTAGAATCAGCTGAATTTCCCTATCTTAAGCATATTATTTACTTAGGATTAGAACGCAAGCCTGGCATGTGGCTTTATGACGACATTGTCAAAATGGGCGACCAAGTAACCGATGCCGCCCTTGACCGCTTAATGAGTGAGCTGGATGTCGATGATGCCATTAATATGCAGTACACTTCAGGCACAACAGGCTTTCCTAAAGGCGTCATGCTGACACATCGCAATTTAATCCATAACGCAAGCAATATCGCTGCTTGCATGGAACTTTCTCAGCAAGACCGACTCTGTATACCTGTTCCATTTTTCCACTGTTTTGGCTGCGTCCTTGGGACACTGGCCTGCGTTAGCGTTGCAGCGACAATGGTGCCTGTAGAAGAATTCCATCCAGAGAAAGTTTTGCATACAGTCCAAGCTGAAAAGTGCACAGCGCTTCATGGCGTACCAACAATGTTTATTGCCGAGCTGAACTTGCCGACATTCGATACGTATGACCTTTCTTCATTGCGTACTGGCATAATGGCAGGTTCAAACTGCCCTGTTGAAGTGATGAAAGATGTGATTGAGAAAATGGGCATTACCGAGATTACCATTGCCTATGGCCAAACGGAATCTTCTCCTGTCATAACGCAAACACGCGTCGATGATTCGCTAGAACGGCGGACAGACACGGTTGGGCGAGCTTTGCCAAATGTTGAGGTGAAGATTGTCGACCCTGATACACAGGAAGAAGTCGCTGCAGGGGTGCAAGGGGAACTGCTAACCAGGGGCTATCATGTCATGAAAGGCTATTACAAACAGCCTGAAGAAACAGCCAAAGTGTTAACTGGGGATGGCTGGCTTCATACAGGCGACCTTGCGATTATGGATGAAGATGGCTATTGCAAAATTACGGGCCGCTTAAAAGACATGATTATCCGTGGAGGGGAAAACATTTATCCACGGGAAATAGAGGAATTTTTATATACACATCCAGCCATTTTAGATGTTCAAGTTGTAGGCTTGCCCGATCCTAAATACGGGGAAATTGTGTCTGCTTGGATTCGCCTCAAGGCAGACCACTCTCTGACAGCAGCCGAAATCCAAGACTATTGTAAGGGGCAGATTGCCCATTTTAAAATTCCACAAGTCGTTGAATTTGTTGACCATTTTCCAATGACGGCTTCAGGGAAAGTACAGAAATTTAAGCTGCGTGAACAAAAAGAAACACAAGAAGAAAAAGCTTGA
- a CDS encoding thiamine-binding protein, giving the protein MATMLAGIQLIPNGKEDHTGGIANKVIDVIEQSGLRHRVGPLETVVEGEFDSLMALLRDVHQQAIQAGAEEVLTNVKMHYRTSGVSLEDKQET; this is encoded by the coding sequence ATGGCCACGATGCTAGCGGGCATTCAACTTATACCAAATGGCAAAGAAGACCACACAGGAGGCATTGCCAATAAAGTGATTGACGTCATTGAACAGTCTGGTTTGCGGCACCGGGTTGGCCCGCTTGAAACGGTAGTTGAAGGAGAGTTCGATTCCTTAATGGCATTGTTGCGTGATGTCCACCAACAAGCCATTCAAGCAGGAGCTGAAGAAGTTCTAACCAACGTCAAAATGCATTACCGTACAAGCGGCGTCTCCCTCGAGGATAAACAAGAAACTTAA
- the chrA gene encoding chromate efflux transporter, whose amino-acid sequence MKNRQRSLLEVLLISTKLGLTSFGGPIAHLGYFHEEYVRRRKWLDEEKYADLVALCQFLPGPASSQVGIGIGIIRAGTLGGIVSFIGFTLPSVLALIGFALFVGKFGVGEMGLIHGLKIVAVAVVAHAILGMAKNLTPDLRRKMICLFALLAVLLVPSAFVQVVVILLAGLLGYFMFANESNTNQERSVAFPLSKTVGVVSLSLFFILLVGLPMLATAMPSQWLAMVDSFYRAGSLVFGGGHVVLPLLEREFVPTGYIGEEAFLAGYGAAQAVPGPLFTFAAYLGAVMDGWTGGLLATAAIFLPAFLLIYGTLPFWSALRENAKMKAALMGANAGVVGLLIAAFYTPIWTSTIKHPTDFALAAVLFSMLAYWKWPPWVVVVVGAVCGLLFF is encoded by the coding sequence ATGAAAAATAGACAACGATCATTACTTGAAGTACTACTTATTTCCACAAAGCTGGGCCTCACTTCTTTTGGCGGTCCTATTGCCCACTTAGGCTATTTTCACGAAGAATATGTAAGAAGACGAAAATGGCTTGATGAAGAAAAGTATGCGGACCTCGTTGCATTATGCCAGTTTCTTCCTGGACCGGCAAGCAGTCAAGTAGGTATAGGGATTGGTATTATCCGCGCAGGTACATTAGGAGGAATTGTTTCATTTATTGGCTTTACTCTTCCTTCAGTCCTTGCTTTAATTGGATTTGCATTGTTCGTCGGCAAGTTTGGCGTTGGCGAAATGGGACTTATCCACGGGCTGAAAATCGTTGCCGTAGCGGTGGTGGCACATGCGATTCTCGGTATGGCGAAAAACTTGACTCCTGACTTGCGCCGCAAAATGATTTGTTTGTTTGCCTTGCTTGCCGTTTTGCTTGTACCCTCTGCATTTGTGCAAGTGGTCGTTATTTTGCTGGCAGGTTTGCTCGGCTATTTTATGTTTGCAAATGAGAGTAACACGAACCAGGAGCGTTCCGTAGCCTTTCCATTATCGAAAACAGTCGGAGTCGTTTCCCTTTCCTTGTTTTTCATTTTGCTTGTTGGTTTGCCAATGTTGGCAACGGCAATGCCCTCTCAATGGCTAGCCATGGTCGATTCGTTTTACCGTGCAGGTTCTTTAGTGTTTGGCGGTGGCCATGTCGTCTTGCCACTATTGGAGAGGGAGTTTGTTCCAACCGGTTACATAGGCGAGGAGGCGTTTTTGGCTGGCTATGGGGCTGCACAAGCCGTGCCAGGGCCGTTGTTTACATTTGCCGCTTACTTGGGAGCAGTCATGGACGGATGGACAGGAGGATTGTTGGCGACAGCAGCGATTTTCTTGCCTGCGTTTTTGCTCATATATGGCACACTGCCTTTTTGGAGCGCGTTACGGGAAAACGCGAAAATGAAGGCGGCGTTAATGGGAGCGAATGCTGGGGTTGTCGGCCTATTAATTGCAGCGTTTTATACACCGATTTGGACAAGTACAATCAAGCATCCCACTGACTTTGCCTTAGCCGCCGTGTTGTTTTCTATGCTCGCCTATTGGAAATGGCCGCCATGGGTCGTTGTTGTGGTCGGGGCCGTATGTGGCTTGCTGTTTTTCTGA
- a CDS encoding 2-hydroxymuconate tautomerase family protein: MPYVNIKVTKENGGLTKEEKLTLIKGVTNLLAETLNKNPASTVVVIDEIDMDNYGLGAEQISDRRKAGK; encoded by the coding sequence ATGCCGTACGTAAACATCAAAGTCACTAAAGAAAATGGAGGTCTAACAAAAGAGGAAAAGCTGACTTTAATTAAAGGTGTAACCAATTTGTTGGCCGAAACATTAAACAAAAATCCGGCTTCAACAGTAGTAGTCATTGATGAAATTGACATGGATAATTATGGACTTGGAGCTGAGCAAATCTCTGATCGAAGAAAAGCAGGAAAATAA
- a CDS encoding YbfB/YjiJ family MFS transporter: MENTFANQHNRLLLSGFLSLAVVMGVGRFSYTPIFPYMELDDLLTPFSAGLLATFNYIGYFIGALGARYVPQQNRWLYIGLLANVVTNFLMGMLESYTLWAIFRLISGITSGMVFVIVSNLILSRLNQTGKMYYSGYLYGGVGFGICISGAAIPTIQSLYGWEGAWVSLGLLSVVFMVAIFLGMWKQGNSDGSASLSSQIRKNRHPEVVQNQKKAKYALYISYTCEGFGYIIFGTFITAMLVNNMDFTFEASYVWAIVGVGAIPSCLFWSWLGKIISNIQALKLAYLTQIISIIIPVFTDHLLLTLLSALGFGATFMGITTLTLTLAKSLEGAGNHLVSGLTAAYAIGQLLGPVVAGTIISVNDFAIPFMISAVVLVAALITINFIKDQKGDMSNAVRKHQSH; the protein is encoded by the coding sequence ATGGAGAATACGTTTGCAAATCAACATAATCGATTATTGCTTTCAGGCTTTTTAAGTTTAGCAGTGGTCATGGGGGTAGGAAGGTTTTCGTATACACCGATCTTTCCCTATATGGAATTGGACGATTTGCTGACCCCTTTTTCTGCAGGGTTGTTAGCGACATTTAATTACATAGGTTATTTTATCGGAGCATTAGGGGCTAGATATGTACCTCAACAAAATCGTTGGCTATATATTGGTTTATTGGCAAATGTTGTAACTAATTTTCTAATGGGCATGTTAGAAAGTTACACATTATGGGCTATTTTTAGGTTAATATCGGGCATTACTAGCGGCATGGTTTTTGTGATCGTCTCTAATTTGATTTTATCCCGTTTAAACCAAACCGGGAAAATGTATTATTCCGGATATCTATATGGAGGAGTAGGCTTTGGGATATGCATTTCAGGAGCAGCGATCCCGACTATTCAATCCTTGTACGGTTGGGAAGGGGCATGGGTAAGTTTAGGGCTTCTGAGTGTCGTCTTTATGGTCGCGATCTTCCTAGGGATGTGGAAGCAAGGGAACAGCGATGGATCAGCTTCTCTAAGTAGCCAAATACGAAAAAATAGGCATCCGGAAGTCGTCCAAAATCAAAAAAAAGCCAAGTATGCCTTATATATTTCCTATACATGTGAAGGCTTTGGCTATATTATCTTTGGGACTTTTATAACGGCTATGTTAGTCAACAATATGGATTTTACATTTGAAGCTTCTTATGTTTGGGCGATTGTAGGTGTTGGCGCCATTCCATCTTGCCTTTTTTGGTCTTGGCTTGGGAAAATAATATCGAATATCCAAGCGCTTAAATTGGCGTATCTCACGCAAATTATAAGTATTATAATACCAGTGTTTACCGATCATTTGTTGCTGACATTGCTTTCGGCGTTAGGGTTTGGTGCTACGTTTATGGGAATTACGACACTGACGTTGACTCTGGCTAAATCTTTAGAAGGAGCTGGAAATCATTTAGTAAGTGGTTTGACGGCAGCCTACGCGATCGGCCAATTATTGGGGCCAGTTGTGGCGGGTACAATCATTTCTGTAAACGATTTCGCTATTCCATTTATGATTTCAGCAGTTGTGCTTGTAGCTGCTTTAATCACCATAAATTTCATAAAAGATCAGAAAGGGGATATGTCAAATGCCGTACGTAAACATCAAAGTCACTAA